One window from the genome of Pseudonocardia hierapolitana encodes:
- the typA gene encoding translational GTPase TypA has protein sequence MSTAASTLAAPAQRSGASREPGGRLRNVAIVAHVDHGKTTLVDAMLRASGAFGERAAVVDRIMDSGDLEREKGITILAKHTAIDWHGMTLNVVDTPGHADFGGEVERGLSMVDGVVLLVDASEGPLPQTRFVLRKTLAAGLPVVLVVNKTDRPDARCAEVVDESLELLLELADELDLDEDTTGRLLDLPVVYASGRAGRASRIRPADGDLPADPGLEALFDVIAETVPPPADDPDAPLQAHVTNLDATSFLGRIALCRIRAGVIRRGQQVAWCQADGSITRVKITELLRTEALERVPAESASAGDLVAVAGIADVMIGDTLADPEQPVPLPRIHVDEPAIAVTIGINTSPLVGRDEHPGTKLTARQVKGRLDAELVGNVSLRVLPTERPDAWEVQGRGELALAVLVETMRREGFELTVGKPEVVTRTIDGKLHEPFEQLSVDVPSDHLGAVTQLVAARKGELVQMVHGDTRVRMDYRVPSRGLIGFRTEFLTITRGAGIASHVFDGYGPWVGELRTRMRGSLVSDRSGPVTAYAVDQLSDRGVLFVGPGTPVYSGMVIGEYTRNEDLEVNITREKKLTNMRSSTGDELVKLTPPTVLNLEQALEFCATDECVEVTPDSVRIRKVELDSHTRARQRARARNPR, from the coding sequence GTGAGCACAGCAGCATCCACCCTCGCGGCTCCCGCGCAGCGGTCCGGCGCGTCCCGCGAACCGGGCGGCCGGCTGCGCAACGTCGCCATCGTCGCCCACGTCGACCACGGCAAGACCACCCTCGTCGACGCCATGCTCCGCGCCTCGGGCGCGTTCGGGGAGCGCGCCGCCGTGGTCGACCGGATCATGGACTCCGGTGACCTCGAGCGGGAGAAGGGCATCACGATCCTCGCCAAGCACACGGCGATCGACTGGCACGGCATGACGCTGAACGTCGTCGACACGCCGGGCCACGCCGACTTCGGCGGCGAGGTCGAGCGCGGCCTGTCGATGGTCGACGGGGTCGTGCTGCTCGTCGACGCGAGCGAGGGGCCGCTGCCGCAGACGCGCTTCGTGCTCCGCAAGACCCTCGCCGCGGGCCTTCCGGTCGTGCTGGTGGTCAACAAGACCGACCGCCCGGACGCCCGCTGTGCCGAGGTCGTCGACGAGAGCCTCGAGCTGCTCCTCGAACTGGCCGACGAGCTGGATCTCGACGAGGACACCACCGGCCGGCTGCTCGACCTCCCCGTCGTCTACGCGAGCGGCCGGGCCGGCCGTGCCTCCCGCATCCGCCCCGCCGACGGCGACCTGCCTGCCGACCCCGGCCTCGAGGCGCTGTTCGACGTGATCGCCGAGACCGTGCCGCCGCCCGCCGACGACCCGGACGCGCCGCTGCAGGCCCACGTCACCAACCTCGACGCCACGAGCTTCCTCGGCCGCATCGCGCTCTGCCGCATCCGGGCGGGCGTGATCCGCAGGGGCCAGCAGGTGGCGTGGTGCCAGGCCGACGGCTCGATCACCCGCGTCAAGATCACCGAGCTGCTCCGCACCGAGGCACTGGAGCGCGTGCCGGCCGAGTCGGCGAGCGCGGGCGACCTGGTCGCCGTGGCGGGCATCGCCGACGTCATGATCGGCGACACCCTCGCCGACCCCGAGCAGCCGGTGCCGCTGCCGCGCATCCACGTCGACGAGCCGGCGATCGCCGTCACGATCGGGATCAACACCTCGCCGCTCGTCGGGCGCGACGAGCACCCGGGCACCAAGCTCACCGCCCGCCAGGTGAAGGGCCGCCTCGACGCCGAGCTCGTCGGCAACGTGTCGCTGCGCGTGCTCCCCACCGAGCGCCCCGACGCCTGGGAGGTGCAGGGCCGCGGCGAGCTGGCACTCGCCGTGCTCGTCGAGACCATGCGCCGTGAAGGCTTCGAGCTCACCGTCGGCAAGCCGGAGGTCGTCACGCGCACGATCGACGGCAAGCTGCACGAGCCGTTCGAGCAGCTGTCGGTGGACGTGCCCAGCGATCACCTCGGCGCCGTCACGCAGCTGGTCGCCGCCCGCAAGGGTGAGCTGGTGCAGATGGTGCACGGCGACACCCGCGTGCGGATGGACTACCGGGTGCCCTCGCGCGGGCTGATCGGCTTCCGCACCGAGTTCCTCACGATCACCCGCGGTGCCGGCATCGCGAGCCACGTCTTCGACGGCTACGGGCCGTGGGTGGGGGAGCTGCGCACCCGCATGCGCGGGTCGCTGGTGTCCGACCGCTCGGGTCCCGTCACCGCCTACGCGGTCGACCAGCTCTCCGACCGCGGCGTGCTGTTCGTCGGGCCGGGGACGCCGGTGTACAGCGGGATGGTGATCGGCGAGTACACCCGCAACGAGGACCTCGAGGTCAACATCACCCGCGAGAAGAAGCTCACCAACATGCGCTCCTCCACCGGGGACGAGCTGGTGAAGCTGACCCCGCCCACCGTGCTCAACCTGGAGCAGGCGCTGGAGTTCTGCGCCACCGACGAGTGCGTCGAGGTCACGCCGGACTCGGTGCGGATCCGCAAGGTGGAGCTGGACTCCCACACCCGTGCCCGGCAGCGGGCCCGGGCGCGCAACCCCCGCTGA
- a CDS encoding ABC transporter family substrate-binding protein: protein MRRSRAASLAAIGAVATLVLAACGGGGGEDGDASEGGIYQDCKANPNTCNAVPAAQMQQGGTLTFAIEKNVPNWNVNSSEGNVFETGMTVKTFLPWTFTTTPDLKQVLNENVLVSADQTSTSPQTIVYKIRPEAVWNDGTPITADDFVFQWKTMNGKDCPECAAAQNAGYNQVESITGSDGGKTVTVVFGTPYADWKNLFASGTPLYPAHLAAQQGDLNTPAGLKAAWDWFGATVPTYSGGPYQVSDWQDNVALTLVPNQKWYGAAKPTLQQLILRVITEASQEPIALQNDEVQVIYPQPQVDLVQQVQNIPGVSQYQGLGLTWEHLDLNLRNEYLADEPLRDAIFAATNVQSIIDSTVGQFNEEVTPLKSHMFVPGIEGYEDYLPPEQGSGDVELARQILTEAGYTNIAEGQQLTRPDGRAVPPLRIRYTVGNAIRQTTVELIQSQVRPLGLNLEIVPTDDLGGTTDSGDYDLIVFAWVQTPASFSNAEQTWNSTSSSNYGEYNNPEVDRLMHEAATSTDLGPARDKLNEAGRILAEDSYVLPLYQKPTIIAAQDEVANARNNSSLDGPTYNIEEWGLRAAG from the coding sequence ATGAGGAGATCGAGGGCGGCATCGCTCGCCGCCATCGGGGCGGTTGCCACACTGGTGCTCGCGGCCTGCGGCGGAGGCGGCGGCGAGGACGGCGACGCCTCGGAAGGCGGGATCTACCAGGACTGCAAGGCCAACCCGAACACCTGCAACGCGGTGCCGGCCGCGCAGATGCAGCAGGGCGGGACTCTCACGTTCGCGATCGAGAAGAACGTCCCGAACTGGAACGTGAACTCCTCGGAGGGCAACGTCTTCGAGACCGGCATGACGGTCAAGACGTTCCTGCCCTGGACCTTCACCACCACGCCCGACCTCAAGCAGGTGCTCAACGAGAACGTGCTGGTCTCGGCCGACCAGACGAGCACCAGCCCGCAGACAATCGTGTACAAGATCCGGCCCGAGGCGGTCTGGAACGACGGCACGCCGATCACCGCCGACGACTTCGTCTTCCAGTGGAAGACGATGAACGGCAAGGACTGCCCGGAGTGCGCGGCGGCTCAGAACGCGGGTTACAACCAGGTCGAGTCGATCACCGGCTCGGACGGCGGCAAGACCGTCACCGTGGTGTTCGGCACGCCCTACGCCGACTGGAAGAACCTCTTCGCCTCGGGCACCCCGCTCTACCCGGCGCACCTCGCCGCGCAGCAGGGTGACCTGAACACCCCTGCCGGCCTCAAGGCTGCGTGGGACTGGTTCGGCGCCACCGTGCCGACCTACAGCGGCGGGCCCTACCAGGTGTCCGACTGGCAGGACAACGTCGCGCTCACCCTGGTCCCGAACCAGAAGTGGTACGGCGCGGCGAAGCCGACGCTCCAGCAGCTGATCCTGCGCGTGATCACGGAGGCGTCGCAGGAGCCGATCGCCCTGCAGAACGACGAGGTGCAGGTCATCTACCCGCAGCCGCAGGTCGACCTCGTGCAGCAGGTGCAGAACATCCCCGGCGTGTCGCAGTACCAGGGGCTCGGGCTCACCTGGGAGCACCTCGACCTGAACCTGCGCAACGAGTACCTGGCCGACGAGCCGCTCCGTGACGCGATCTTCGCGGCCACGAACGTGCAATCGATCATCGACTCCACCGTCGGACAGTTCAACGAGGAAGTCACGCCGCTCAAGAGCCACATGTTCGTGCCGGGCATCGAGGGCTACGAGGACTACCTCCCGCCGGAGCAGGGCAGCGGCGACGTCGAGCTCGCGCGCCAGATCCTCACCGAGGCCGGCTACACGAACATCGCCGAGGGCCAGCAGCTGACCAGGCCGGACGGCCGCGCGGTGCCGCCGCTGCGGATCCGCTACACGGTCGGCAACGCGATCCGGCAGACCACCGTGGAGCTGATCCAGTCCCAGGTCCGGCCGCTCGGCCTCAACCTGGAGATCGTGCCCACCGACGACCTCGGTGGCACCACCGACAGCGGCGACTACGACCTGATCGTCTTCGCCTGGGTGCAGACGCCCGCGTCGTTCAGCAACGCCGAGCAGACCTGGAACAGCACGTCGTCCAGCAACTACGGCGAGTACAACAACCCCGAGGTCGACCGGCTCATGCACGAAGCGGCCACTTCCACCGACCTGGGCCCGGCCCGCGACAAGCTCAACGAGGCCGGCCGGATCCTCGCGGAGGACTCCTACGTGCTGCCGCTGTACCAGAAGCCGACGATCATCGCGGCGCAGGACGAAGTGGCGAACGCCCGGAACAACTCCTCGCTCGACGGCCCCACCTACAACATCGAGGAGTGGGGCCTGCGCGCGGCAGGCTGA
- a CDS encoding type IV toxin-antitoxin system AbiEi family antitoxin domain-containing protein → MALELLLARQAGVISREQAIRGGLSAAAVDRLVRTRRWRPLHPRVYLVPGFGAGDEALAWAAVLWAGKGAVLSGTAAAWWHGLLGAAPRTIGVSASARRPARTGVAVWPRQLGAADRAEHRGLPVTALGLTVLEAAAELGGAAGERLLHRALHEIGWAEVLAAHRRNPTLAGRALLAAAAGRARDDHARRGRDLHHLGARFGPSTGERR, encoded by the coding sequence ATGGCTCTGGAGCTCCTCCTCGCCCGCCAGGCGGGCGTGATCTCCCGCGAGCAGGCGATTCGGGGCGGTCTCAGCGCGGCGGCGGTGGACCGGCTGGTGCGGACGCGCCGGTGGCGACCACTCCATCCGCGCGTCTACCTGGTGCCCGGCTTCGGTGCGGGGGACGAGGCACTGGCGTGGGCGGCCGTGCTGTGGGCCGGCAAGGGTGCGGTGCTCTCGGGAACCGCGGCCGCGTGGTGGCACGGGCTGCTGGGCGCCGCGCCGCGCACGATCGGCGTGAGCGCGTCGGCGCGCCGGCCCGCCCGAACGGGCGTGGCCGTGTGGCCCCGGCAGCTCGGCGCCGCCGATCGCGCCGAGCACCGGGGACTGCCGGTGACCGCTCTCGGGCTCACCGTGCTGGAGGCCGCCGCCGAGCTCGGTGGGGCGGCCGGTGAACGGCTGCTCCACCGCGCCCTGCACGAGATCGGCTGGGCCGAGGTGCTCGCGGCGCACCGGCGCAACCCCACACTGGCCGGCAGGGCGCTCCTGGCGGCGGCCGCCGGGCGCGCTCGCGACGACCACGCCCGCCGTGGACGTGATCTCCACCACCTCGGTGCCCGTTTCGGGCCCTCCACCGGGGAGCGGAGGTGA
- a CDS encoding ABC transporter permease — MLAFAVRRIAVSLPILLISTFIVFMLASLSGNPLSGLLTRNPPPPPETIALEAQRLRLDHPVLERYWMWLTGLFRGDFGPSVQSNLDIGAEVAGRFLITMRLIAVAMILALVLAVVIGVISAVKQYSKTDYAATFLGFLFLAMPAFWLAILLKQAGIDFNNAVDEQIIYTIGDSSVPLPQGFGAQVADIAGHMVLPTISLALISYAAWSRYQRSAMLEVMNTDYVRLARAKGLSRRRVMIKHALRNALIPLTTVTALDLASIISGAVLTETVFQWRGMGDLLLNAIRTDDVYVVMAWLLITATVVIVFNLLADLLYAVLDPRIRYA; from the coding sequence ATGCTCGCCTTCGCCGTGCGGCGGATCGCGGTGTCGCTCCCGATCCTGCTGATCTCGACGTTCATCGTCTTCATGCTCGCGTCACTGTCGGGCAATCCACTGTCCGGCCTGCTGACGCGCAACCCGCCACCGCCGCCGGAGACCATCGCCCTCGAGGCGCAGCGGCTGCGCCTGGACCACCCGGTCCTCGAGCGGTACTGGATGTGGCTCACCGGCCTCTTCCGGGGTGACTTCGGCCCTTCGGTCCAGTCGAACCTCGACATCGGGGCCGAGGTCGCGGGCCGCTTCCTGATCACGATGCGCCTGATCGCGGTCGCGATGATCCTCGCGCTCGTGCTCGCCGTCGTGATCGGCGTGATCAGCGCGGTGAAGCAGTACTCCAAGACCGACTACGCGGCCACGTTCCTCGGCTTCCTGTTCCTCGCGATGCCGGCGTTCTGGCTCGCGATCCTGCTCAAGCAGGCCGGGATCGACTTCAACAACGCGGTCGACGAACAGATCATCTACACCATCGGCGACTCCTCGGTGCCGCTCCCGCAGGGCTTCGGGGCCCAGGTGGCCGACATCGCGGGGCACATGGTGTTGCCGACCATCTCGCTGGCGCTGATCTCCTACGCCGCGTGGAGCCGCTACCAGCGCTCGGCGATGCTCGAGGTGATGAACACCGACTACGTGCGGCTGGCGAGGGCGAAGGGCCTGTCGCGGCGGCGGGTCATGATCAAGCACGCCCTGCGCAACGCGCTGATCCCGCTCACCACGGTCACCGCACTCGACCTCGCGTCCATCATCAGCGGCGCGGTGCTCACCGAGACCGTGTTCCAGTGGCGGGGGATGGGGGACCTGCTGCTCAACGCGATACGCACCGACGACGTCTACGTCGTGATGGCATGGCTGCTGATCACCGCCACCGTGGTGATCGTGTTCAACCTGCTCGCCGATCTGCTCTACGCCGTCCTCGACCCCAGGATCCGCTATGCCTGA
- a CDS encoding NUDIX domain-containing protein, which produces MPVLRSTVLIDAPRRTVAGLLRDAEVSAEAMRRCGHRFAAPGRLVCLGETVRSGVRVAPGVRVPLRTRITAVSQAGLESVLVAGPLRALSHQTTLTETAAGTLLLDEVGWTSPLGLLGRLGDVVLGRRLVLRLLAARAEVLVERAAEVTGRPVVVATAVVRDGAVLAARRTRPAELAGRWELPGGRVEQGEAEPDAVVRELREELGVDVRVTGRLGTDLPLADVLLRVHTAELAPGSPEPEPLEHGALRWVDAADVPGLDWVPADRAVAADLVTLLRSGTEAAPQAGPCTP; this is translated from the coding sequence GTGCCCGTACTGCGGTCGACCGTGCTGATCGACGCCCCGCGCCGCACCGTCGCGGGTCTCCTGCGTGACGCCGAGGTGTCGGCGGAGGCGATGCGACGCTGCGGCCACCGGTTCGCGGCGCCCGGCCGGCTGGTGTGCCTCGGTGAGACCGTCCGGTCCGGGGTGCGCGTGGCCCCCGGCGTCCGGGTGCCGCTGCGGACCCGGATCACGGCCGTGTCGCAGGCGGGCCTCGAGTCGGTGCTGGTGGCCGGGCCGCTGCGCGCGTTGAGCCACCAGACCACGTTGACCGAGACCGCGGCGGGCACTCTCCTGCTCGACGAGGTCGGCTGGACGTCGCCGCTGGGCCTGCTCGGACGCCTCGGCGACGTGGTGCTCGGCAGGCGGCTCGTGCTGCGGCTGCTGGCCGCGCGCGCGGAGGTGCTGGTCGAGCGGGCGGCGGAGGTCACGGGCCGGCCGGTCGTCGTCGCCACCGCGGTGGTGCGGGACGGCGCCGTGCTCGCCGCCCGACGCACCCGGCCCGCCGAGCTCGCCGGGCGCTGGGAGCTGCCGGGCGGGCGCGTGGAGCAGGGTGAGGCGGAGCCCGACGCGGTCGTGCGCGAGCTGCGGGAGGAGCTGGGCGTCGACGTCCGCGTGACCGGACGGCTCGGCACCGACCTGCCGCTCGCCGACGTGCTGCTGCGGGTGCACACCGCCGAGCTGGCACCGGGCAGCCCCGAGCCGGAGCCGCTGGAGCACGGGGCCCTGCGCTGGGTCGACGCCGCCGACGTCCCCGGCCTCGACTGGGTGCCCGCCGACCGCGCGGTTGCCGCCGACCTGGTGACCCTGCTCCGGAGTGGGACGGAGGCCGCCCCGCAGGCCGGCCCCTGCACCCCGTAA
- a CDS encoding ABC transporter substrate-binding protein produces MRMRVSGCAALVLALVVALAACSNEPVAPPPAPIPTPQPEPTRVVVGVDDMGAGFNPHLLAHQSSVATALATLVLPSVFRSDADGVMRLDRTIATSAEVTATEPFTVSYELNLEASWSTNAPIAAEDFVYLWEQMRSQPGVADAAGYQLITEVRSRAGGKAVDVVFSHAYPAWQHLFSDLLPAHILKDAPGSWTGALTDGIPASGGPFRVTSVDRARGEVLLTRNDLYWDTPTVLDELLLRRLGPQELAPALAAGDVDVALPEADPAIRTALGGLQPAPKLQPAPKPIVTQLGMRADGGPLADARVRRGIAMLLDREAIRASVAPESLPVDAFGLAPSQPGYASTMPADAPLRPDPAAAAQLLASAGWSRDLTTGRWAVAGGPVSLVVGAANQRLEDVDVARAVAEQLDAAGIDVTLVGPSAVELFGQAAVPAVPPSPSPTPSPPTQPAGAATTPAQPTPSPDAPVTTSTTPAPTTSAPPAAPGGVEVDLMVLPRTVGGDLGTELASDYGCPAPTTVVPDPPRPPTGFCFPALRPALDELVSANPRPETAGAVEQVLWAQLPFLPLFQPVNLVVSTPAADAVTGIGPGPLVSGPLTGATAWRAPAG; encoded by the coding sequence ATGAGGATGCGGGTGTCGGGCTGTGCTGCCTTGGTCCTGGCGCTCGTCGTGGCGCTGGCGGCCTGCTCCAACGAGCCGGTGGCCCCGCCGCCCGCCCCGATCCCGACACCGCAGCCCGAGCCCACGCGGGTCGTGGTCGGTGTGGACGACATGGGGGCGGGCTTCAACCCGCACCTGCTCGCCCACCAGTCGTCGGTGGCCACCGCGCTCGCCACGCTCGTGCTCCCATCGGTGTTCCGCTCCGACGCGGACGGGGTGATGCGCCTGGATCGGACGATCGCCACGAGCGCCGAGGTCACCGCCACCGAGCCGTTCACCGTGAGCTACGAGCTCAACCTGGAGGCCTCCTGGTCGACGAACGCGCCGATCGCGGCCGAGGACTTCGTCTATCTGTGGGAGCAGATGCGCAGCCAGCCGGGCGTCGCCGACGCCGCCGGCTACCAGCTCATCACCGAGGTGCGGTCGCGGGCCGGTGGCAAGGCCGTCGACGTGGTGTTCTCCCACGCCTACCCGGCCTGGCAGCACCTGTTCTCGGACCTCCTGCCCGCGCACATCCTCAAGGACGCCCCCGGCTCGTGGACGGGCGCGCTCACCGACGGCATCCCGGCATCCGGCGGGCCGTTCCGGGTCACCTCGGTCGACCGGGCGCGCGGCGAGGTGCTGCTCACCCGCAACGACCTGTACTGGGACACCCCGACCGTGCTCGACGAGCTCCTGCTCCGCAGGCTCGGCCCGCAGGAGCTGGCGCCCGCACTGGCCGCGGGCGACGTCGACGTGGCCCTGCCGGAGGCCGATCCGGCCATCCGCACCGCGCTCGGTGGGCTGCAGCCGGCCCCGAAGCTGCAGCCGGCCCCCAAGCCGATCGTGACGCAGCTGGGGATGCGCGCCGACGGCGGGCCGCTGGCCGACGCCCGGGTCCGCCGCGGGATCGCGATGCTGCTGGACCGGGAGGCCATTCGCGCCTCGGTGGCCCCCGAATCGCTGCCCGTCGACGCGTTCGGCCTGGCGCCGTCCCAGCCGGGGTACGCCTCGACCATGCCCGCGGACGCACCCCTGCGCCCCGACCCGGCCGCCGCGGCCCAGCTGCTCGCGAGCGCGGGCTGGAGCCGGGACCTGACGACCGGCCGCTGGGCGGTCGCGGGAGGCCCGGTGTCGCTCGTGGTCGGCGCGGCGAACCAGCGGCTGGAGGACGTCGACGTGGCGCGCGCCGTCGCGGAGCAGCTCGACGCTGCCGGTATCGACGTCACGCTCGTCGGGCCGTCGGCCGTGGAGCTGTTCGGGCAGGCCGCGGTGCCCGCGGTCCCGCCCAGCCCGAGCCCCACGCCGTCGCCGCCCACCCAGCCCGCGGGCGCGGCCACCACGCCGGCTCAGCCGACCCCGTCCCCGGACGCGCCGGTGACGACGTCGACCACCCCGGCCCCCACCACGTCCGCGCCGCCGGCCGCGCCCGGCGGGGTGGAGGTCGACCTGATGGTGCTGCCGCGCACCGTCGGCGGTGACCTCGGCACCGAGCTCGCCTCCGACTACGGCTGCCCGGCCCCCACCACGGTGGTGCCCGACCCGCCGCGCCCACCCACGGGATTCTGCTTCCCCGCACTGCGGCCGGCACTGGACGAGCTCGTGTCGGCCAACCCCCGCCCGGAGACGGCGGGGGCCGTCGAGCAGGTGCTCTGGGCGCAGCTGCCGTTCCTCCCGCTGTTCCAGCCCGTGAACCTCGTGGTGAGCACTCCCGCCGCCGACGCGGTGACCGGCATCGGGCCAGGACCGCTCGTGTCCGGGCCCCTCACGGGCGCCACGGCGTGGCGGGCCCCGGCGGGGTGA